A single genomic interval of Phocoenobacter uteri harbors:
- the pgl gene encoding 6-phosphogluconolactonase, which yields MNKTIFDTAQQAVEKIAQEFKMYSEQAQPVHISLSGGSTPKLLFKTLAQSPYNTEINWKNLHFWWGDERMVEPTDPESNYGEVQALLFDHIDIPAENIHRVLGEKEVQGELIRFEQEITDCVPNQEFDWVILGMGIDGHTASLFPNQTDFDDERLATIAEHPETKQLRISKTAQLIEKAKRITYLVTGQSKAVIINQIFANDPKAQSYPAARIKASNGNTEWYLDKEASELL from the coding sequence ATGAATAAAACTATTTTTGATACTGCTCAACAAGCTGTTGAAAAGATCGCCCAAGAATTTAAAATGTATAGCGAACAGGCTCAGCCTGTTCATATTTCACTTTCAGGTGGAAGTACACCAAAATTACTTTTTAAAACACTTGCTCAATCGCCTTATAACACTGAAATAAATTGGAAAAACCTTCATTTCTGGTGGGGTGATGAACGAATGGTTGAACCAACTGATCCTGAAAGTAATTATGGCGAAGTGCAAGCGTTATTATTTGATCATATTGATATTCCAGCAGAAAATATTCATCGAGTTTTAGGCGAGAAAGAGGTGCAAGGTGAGTTAATTCGTTTTGAACAAGAGATCACTGATTGCGTACCAAACCAAGAGTTTGACTGGGTTATTTTAGGAATGGGAATAGACGGACACACCGCTTCACTTTTCCCAAACCAAACAGATTTTGATGACGAGCGTTTAGCAACAATTGCAGAACATCCTGAAACAAAGCAATTACGTATTTCAAAAACAGCACAATTGATTGAGAAAGCAAAACGCATTACTTATCTTGTAACAGGACAAAGTAAAGCGGTCATAATTAACCAAATTTTTGCAAATGATCCAAAAGCACAAAGCTATCCAGCTGCTAGAATCAAAGCGAGCAATGGTAATACCGAATGGTATTTGGATAAAGAAGCGAGTGAATTGTTGTGA
- the zwf gene encoding glucose-6-phosphate dehydrogenase — MNADNNCIVIFGASGDLTYRKLIPALYDLYSIGRLTENFSVLGVARSEFSDETFREKMRGALLEAGNESSEMLEKFCSHLYYQAVNTSDSNDYGKLVPRLAELHELYQTQGNTLYYLSTPPSLYGIIPECLAAHGLNTEENGWKRLIVEKPFGYDIETAKALDIQIHHYFAEHQIYRIDHYLGKETVQNLLVLRFSNGLFEPLWNRNFIDYVEITGAEAIGVGDRGGYYDGSGAMRDMFQNHLLQVLAMVAMEPPAIINADSMRDEVAKVLHCLHPLNTETVKHNLVLGQYTSAEINGEKVKGYLEEKGVPAESSTETYMALRCEIDNWRWAGVPFYVRSGKRLPTRVTEIVIHFKTTPHPVFSQNAPDNKLIIRIQPDEGISMRFGLKKPGSGFDSKEVSMDFSYADLASPNLLTAYERLLLDAMKGDATLFARTDAVHACWKFVEPILAYKKNGGRVYDYEAGTWGPKEADRLIAKEGKVWRRPSGKMKKKV, encoded by the coding sequence ATGAACGCAGATAATAATTGTATTGTAATTTTTGGTGCATCAGGGGATTTAACATATCGTAAACTGATTCCTGCACTTTATGATTTATACAGTATCGGACGACTTACTGAAAACTTTTCTGTTTTAGGTGTCGCACGTAGTGAATTTAGCGATGAAACTTTCCGTGAAAAAATGCGCGGTGCATTACTTGAAGCAGGTAATGAAAGCAGTGAAATGTTAGAGAAATTCTGTTCACATCTTTATTATCAAGCAGTAAATACCTCAGATTCAAATGATTATGGCAAATTAGTGCCACGCTTAGCAGAGTTGCACGAACTTTATCAAACACAAGGTAATACACTTTATTACTTATCAACCCCTCCAAGTTTATACGGTATCATTCCAGAATGTTTAGCCGCTCACGGTTTAAATACCGAAGAAAATGGTTGGAAACGTTTAATTGTTGAAAAACCATTTGGTTACGATATTGAAACCGCAAAAGCGTTAGATATTCAAATTCATCACTATTTTGCAGAACATCAGATTTACCGTATCGATCACTATTTAGGAAAAGAAACGGTACAAAACTTATTAGTTTTACGTTTCTCAAATGGTCTATTTGAACCACTTTGGAATAGAAACTTCATTGATTATGTTGAAATCACAGGGGCTGAAGCGATTGGTGTAGGCGATCGTGGTGGTTATTACGATGGCTCTGGTGCAATGCGTGATATGTTCCAAAACCACTTATTACAAGTTTTGGCAATGGTTGCAATGGAACCACCTGCGATTATCAACGCAGATTCAATGCGTGATGAAGTGGCAAAAGTATTACATTGTTTACATCCATTAAATACTGAAACCGTAAAACATAATTTAGTGTTAGGGCAATATACCAGTGCGGAAATCAATGGCGAAAAAGTAAAAGGCTATTTAGAAGAAAAAGGCGTACCTGCAGAATCTAGTACAGAAACTTATATGGCATTACGCTGTGAAATTGATAACTGGCGTTGGGCTGGTGTACCTTTCTATGTTCGCTCAGGAAAACGCTTGCCAACACGTGTAACAGAAATTGTAATTCACTTTAAAACGACACCGCACCCAGTGTTTAGCCAAAATGCACCAGATAATAAATTGATTATCCGCATTCAACCAGACGAAGGAATTTCAATGCGTTTTGGGTTGAAAAAACCAGGTTCAGGTTTTGATTCAAAAGAAGTGTCAATGGATTTCAGCTACGCAGATTTAGCGTCGCCAAACTTATTAACTGCTTACGAACGTTTATTATTAGATGCAATGAAAGGCGATGCGACCTTATTTGCTCGTACTGACGCAGTACACGCTTGCTGGAAATTTGTTGAGCCAATTTTAGCCTATAAGAAAAATGGCGGACGAGTTTATGACTATGAAGCAGGTACTTGGGGGCCAAAAGAAGCGGATCGTTTAATTGCCAAAGAAGGCAAAGTATGGCGTCGTCCATCAGGTAAAATGAAGAAAAAGGTATAA
- the gnd gene encoding decarboxylating NADP(+)-dependent phosphogluconate dehydrogenase has protein sequence MKGDIGVIGLAVMGQNLILNMNDHGFKVVAYNRTTSKVDDFLNNEAKGTNIIGAYSLQDLADKLEKPRRIMLMVRAGEVVDKFIDSLVPYLDEGDIIIDGGNSNYPDTNRRVVALREKGIRFIGTGVSGGEEGARFGPSIMPGGHEEAWPFVKPVLQAISAKTPEGEPCCDWVGQDGAGHFVKMVHNGIEYGDMQLICEAYQFLKEGVGLSDDELEATFNEWRKTELDSYLIDITAEILGYKDEDGSRLVDKILDTAGQKGTGKWTGINALDFGIPLTLITESVFARCVSSFKEQRVEASKLFNKTVGKVEGDKAQWIEAVRKALLASKIISYAQGFMLIRQASEEFGWNINYGNTALLWREGCIIRSAFLGNIRDAYEANPDLIFLGSDKYFKDILENSQADWRKVVAKSIETGIPMPCMTSAITFLDGYTSARLPANLLQAQRDYFGAHTYERTDKARGEFFHTNWTGRGGDVASTTYDV, from the coding sequence ATGAAAGGCGATATCGGTGTTATTGGCTTAGCCGTAATGGGACAAAACCTAATTTTAAATATGAACGATCACGGTTTTAAAGTGGTAGCGTATAACCGTACTACTTCAAAAGTTGATGATTTCCTAAATAATGAAGCGAAAGGTACGAATATTATCGGTGCGTATTCTTTACAAGATTTAGCGGATAAATTAGAAAAACCACGCCGTATTATGTTAATGGTGCGTGCGGGTGAAGTGGTCGATAAATTTATCGATAGCTTAGTACCATACTTAGACGAAGGCGATATCATCATTGATGGCGGTAACTCAAATTACCCTGACACAAACCGTCGTGTAGTGGCACTTCGTGAAAAAGGCATTCGTTTTATCGGAACAGGTGTTTCTGGTGGTGAAGAAGGGGCAAGATTTGGACCTTCAATTATGCCAGGTGGTCACGAAGAGGCTTGGCCATTTGTTAAACCAGTTTTACAAGCGATTTCAGCAAAAACGCCAGAAGGCGAGCCTTGTTGTGACTGGGTTGGTCAAGACGGTGCTGGTCACTTTGTGAAAATGGTTCATAACGGTATTGAATATGGCGATATGCAGTTAATCTGTGAAGCATACCAATTCTTAAAAGAAGGCGTAGGCTTATCTGATGATGAATTAGAAGCAACATTCAACGAGTGGCGTAAAACAGAATTAGATAGTTATTTGATTGATATTACAGCAGAAATCTTAGGCTATAAAGATGAAGACGGTAGCCGTTTAGTCGATAAAATCCTTGATACTGCGGGTCAAAAAGGAACAGGTAAATGGACAGGTATCAACGCATTAGACTTTGGTATTCCTTTAACCTTAATCACTGAATCTGTATTCGCTCGTTGCGTATCTTCATTCAAAGAACAACGTGTTGAAGCATCAAAATTATTCAACAAAACTGTTGGTAAAGTTGAGGGCGACAAAGCACAGTGGATTGAAGCGGTTCGTAAAGCACTATTAGCGTCAAAAATCATCTCTTACGCACAAGGCTTTATGTTAATTCGTCAAGCGTCAGAAGAATTTGGTTGGAACATCAACTACGGTAACACCGCATTATTATGGCGTGAAGGTTGTATCATTCGCAGTGCATTCTTAGGTAATATCCGTGACGCTTATGAAGCAAATCCTGACTTAATTTTCTTAGGTTCTGATAAATATTTCAAAGATATTTTAGAAAACAGCCAAGCAGACTGGCGTAAAGTAGTGGCGAAATCTATCGAAACAGGTATCCCAATGCCTTGTATGACATCTGCGATTACGTTCTTAGACGGTTATACATCAGCACGTTTACCTGCTAACTTACTACAAGCACAACGTGACTATTTTGGGGCTCACACTTATGAGCGTACTGACAAAGCACGTGGCGAGTTCTTCCATACAAATTGGACAGGTCGTGGTGGTGATGTTGCTTCAACCACTTATGATGTGTAA